A single genomic interval of Osmerus eperlanus chromosome 14, fOsmEpe2.1, whole genome shotgun sequence harbors:
- the sec16a gene encoding protein transport protein Sec16A isoform X1, with translation MQPPPRTGLPGASGHPPPGAGPNAFRRNRPHKHTAGATVAAAMMGPPPAAQPMTDPFAFGRQAPPPMAVGGHPVPPNSNHPPMQAPPPGMFSQAGAGPGMPSQPLEGGAQALPPPSSTPGVSLFTPHSTMSPVPFPGQLPYHPPPGPEQGYFNSRDPTPSVTPGPPPLAPAPLPGQAPYIQGYHQGNPSPQPMPFQPVPPSSNQWVPDQVNRPPSVQNYFQPTSDPPPQPFSNPPQTQMPPHTHSPHHAPPTPPHPQSYPHPNPQAQPPPQHPDRSSSSQWPDPAGPANPLQQHNSHFQAQSYFSQNSGPQDFWFNQPPPESAYHQMGAGAGPGSGLGLTRPDSAGSHHGAPPGPALHTQDSGTISMFFKGNDVENEETLAGEGQAVNGIQGLPGGHQQQQHPPPHPAPGPEVPLGYRGPPPHADPSVPYMNDGNYAAPMNPHAHQPTEAQFDHVENLECVPNQEVLPSEPLSIPAAQGGDRPNLETPDSVARPMRSASVSSSYSNVSHGSGTGPGPRRHQGMVGTFIQQESPRPSDDALSSAAAGGYFEQIDTSPAGDLAGSHHQSPQERMYHSQTPTPSPPKPTGIFQASANSSFEPVRSHSVGVRPAEVDRARMVAEKGTDAVPGNLEQPPDNLENVYGAGAVLGPGPGPGAGPGAGLPLLTHPLGLPHSRPSSRAHVAQRPCESPATTLWAQHDPASLGANILLAPAAPPVLTPLREPSSEVIQPPEDGPLDLQPPQRASENMENPPKVSEGLLPEAPAHMGYASLLVEDSLHQPILIAPPAFNYSVIAPQATNLSSPRETTPPVRPPSQPPVANPPPIGPLPLTSNPNPLFALPPMSFGSAPIGQNPLNLAKDSRDGVKQENTPPLPQYRPPLSRGQSVSGDSHASLPVNSHAPPPATTVAASTNHNQPSNFELLDFSMHQSQIPNQATGPPPTPQGPPLASNAPGFYLQVTKDAQQGVRSERSAPPALAPEPVPSPAAPSIQQPVQEPLKVPEPQPAPQGQGDAALALTPGAPPPLQRQHPPPAQGPPVGNGPPTTAAYPPGPPGQVPPVIPQQQPGPPQPGTQPAPTDPPRPPSSLGSQHGYGPLPPVPGQVYGGYYGGTYPEYPDGRAPYPPGQYPPPPVDPRAQQYYPDDPYRRADPRYPRYEGPNPAYRDPGYQYREPQVERPSSRTSQYSDRPSSRQGYPEDYQRANRSAYEDYYAEYYKKQYEYGDRSRWEGYNAAGAYDPRYHGYYDQSYWYNYDPEAYRARDPYYQQTQPQLQPQPPLQPQQQLQPQPPLQPPQQPPYPARREGYDDPWRYYPGYDSSFDDDYRRQRDAYGEEFDRRSLHSEQSAHSVHSSHSHHSRRSSFSSRSQQSQVYRSQPDLVAAAYDATSSTLAVDYSYAQYPDQADATQNYGQYPYPGDYAADGTWTATEQPPPRPVTPEKYSVPHRCARFGPGGQLIQVLPNLPSAGQPALVEIHNMETMLQDTPDQAELRTFPGPLVREETHKVDVIKFAHNKAMECSRSNDLVDKDSACLLWDFIVLLCRQNGTVVGTDIADLLLKEHRSVWLPGKSPNEANLIDFNNEPLARAEEEPGAGPLSLLSDTFMTVPENIGKETERFRELLLFGRKKDALEAAMKVGLWGHALLLASKMDNRTHARVMTRFANSLPINDPLQTVYQLMSGRMPASATCCGDEKWGDWRPHLAMVLSNLTHTLDLDTRTITTMGDTLASKGLFDAAHFCYLMAQVGLGVFTKKSTKMVLVGSNHSLSFYQFATNEAIQRTESYEYAQSLGSQPVSLPNFQVFKLVYACRLAEAGLCAQAFHYCEVISRSVLMQPSYHSLVFISQLIQMSERLRFFDPQLKERPEQELFNEPDWLIHLRQLDGQIRTGVIAYNADRATPQPYDCSTPSSELDQASPSEPYAPPLEMDGPAPNNPLMSSLLPGPPPQGVQLMPPAPPNILQDGMISQPQSSGEGIQLYPAAPSLPGPTGPIPIPGYPPQAHGFAAPYQHQPSPQQHLPPQQHLPPQQHLPPQQHLPPQQHLPPQQHLPPQQHLPPQQHMLPDQPEMYPGQQMGPPQMGQPPPTQMQHPPPQQQPQIPPPHMYPGELSMPPPQDLQQPCPMPASPVRNNFTPQMDFYDQMAHMGPGRRSRTTSQSSMHMGPPGRRSRTVSESSTHSGGRERSNSAVKQSSPPPPSIPEQPRKVEPKKPKKDSPKKGGGGGGGGGWLNWLYRKGKNEAHLPDDKNKSIVWDEDKQKWVNNEEPEEESKPPPPPPSGFPKMAPMAGPPGGPGALPGGGPPVNMFSRRAGTKSRYVDVMNPGGRSGPKPGGSIPAPADLFAPLAPMPMPANLFVPGAASEEQQPMEGSVPEMGSSQEQGAPNPSAVPQMFNPTLLPPGPEGPPMLEGTRSGELSRSSSMSSLSREVSQHLNQAPPAQGAPPSGGVTFYNPAQFAQASAPSGAGRQRLGRLGGQREYPTLK, from the exons ATGCAACCCCCACCTCGGACAGGCCTCCCCGGGGCCTCTGGCCACCCTCCCCCAGGGGCCGGCCCCAATGCCTTTAGGAGAAACCGGCCCCACAAGCATACAGCAGGAGCCACAGTAGCAGCCGCCATGATGGGCCCCCCACCCGCTGCTCAGCCAATGACAGACCCCTTTGCTTTCGGCAGACAAGCCCCTCCACCAATGGCTGTGGGAGGCCACCCCGTGCCTCCCAATAGCAATCACCCGCCTATGcaagctcctccccctgggaTGTTCTCCCAGGCTGGTGCAGGACCAGGGATGCCATCTCAacctctggaggggggggcccAGGCCCTGCCTCCGCCCTCTTCCACCCCAGGTGTGAGTCTCTTCACTCCCCACAGTACAATGTCCCCTGTCCCTTTCCCAGGACAGCTCCCATACCATCCACCTCCTGGGCCGGAGCAGGGCTATTTCAATTCTAGGGATCCAACGCCCTCTGTGACCCCCGGACCTCCTCCCTTAGCCCCGGCCCCCCTGCCCGGCCAGGCACCCTACATCCAGGGCTACCACCAAGGCAACCCTTCCCCTCAACCAATGCCCTTCCAGCCTGTGCCTCCCTCCTCAAACCAATGGGTTCCTGACCAGGTAAACCGCCCCCCCTCCGTTCAGAACTATTTCCAGCCCACTAGTGACCCTCCACCTCAGCCGTTCAGTAACCCTCCCCAGACTCAgatgcctccacacacacactcgccccaCCACGCTCCtcctacacccccccacccccagtcctacccccaccccaacccccaagCTCAGCCTCCTCCGCAGCACCCAGACAGGTCCTCCAGCTCCCAGTGGCCTGACCCAGCCGGGCCTGCTAACCCTCTCCAGCAACACAACTCCCATTTTCAGGCTCAGAGCTACTTCAGCCAGAACTCCGGCCCCCAGGACTTCTGGTTCAACCAGCCCCCTCCGGAGTCAGCGTATCACCAGATGGGAGCTGGagctggtcctggttctggtcttGGCTTAACCAGGCCCGACTCGGCCGGATCCCACCATGGAGCCCCCCCCGGCCCGGCCCTCCACACCCAGGACTCTGGCACCATCTCCATGTTCTTCAAAGGCAATGACGTGGAGAATGAGGAGACCCTGGCTGGAGAAGGACAGGCTGTGAACGGCATTCAGGGTCTTCCCGGAGGtcaccaacaacaacagcacccaccccctcaccctgctccaggTCCGGAGGTCCCCCTGGGCTACCGTGGACCTCCACCGCATGCCGACCCCTCAGTGCCCTACATGAACGACGGCAACTACGCGGCACCGATGAATCCCCACGCCCACCAGCCCACGGAGGCCCAGTTTGACCATGTGGAGAACCTGGAATGTGTCCCCAACCAGGAGGTCCTGCCCAGTGAGCCCCTGAGCATCCCAGCCGCCCAGGGAGGAGACCGCCCTAACCTGGAGACCCCTGACTCTGTAGCCCGGCCCATGAGGTCCGCCAGTGTGTCTTCCAGCTACAGCAACGTAAGCCACGGGAGTGGAACCGGCCCTGGTCCACGCCGACACCAAGGGATGGTGGGCACCTTTATCCAACAGGAAAGCCCTCGGCCCTCTGACGATGCCCTTTCGTCTGCAGCCGCTGGCGGGTACTTTGAGCAGATCGATACCTCGCCTGCTGGAGACTTGGCAGGGTCTCACCACCAGAGCCCCCAGGAGAGGATGTATCACAGCCAGActcccacccccagcccacccAAGCCCACAGGCATCTTCCAGGCCAGTGCTAACAGCTCCTTTGAGCCTGTGAGGTCCCACAGCGTAGGGGTGCGGCCCGCTGAGGTAGACCGGGCGAGGATGGTGGCGGAGAAGGGGACGGATGCAGTACCTGGCAATCTGGAACAGCCACCCGACAACCTGGAGAATGTTTACGGAGCTGGAGCAGTgcttggtcctggtcctggccctggtgCTGGACCAGGGGCTGGGCTTCCCCTTCTCACACACCCCCTGGGTCTCCCCCACTCGCGGCCCTCGTCCCGGGCCCACGTGGCCCAGCGGCCCTGTGAGAGCCCAGCCACCACTCTCTGGGCCCAGCACGACCCCGCCAGCCTGGGGGCCAACATCCTCCTCGCCCCAGCTGCTCCACCAGTGCTCACCCCTCTCAGGGAGCCCAGCTCTGAGGTCATTCAGCCCCCGGAGGATGGCCCCCTGGACCTTCAGCCTCCACAGCGCGCCTCTGAGAACATGGAGAATCCCCCCAAGGTGAGTGAGGGGCTGCTGCCGGAGGCCCCGGCCCACATGGGCTACGCCTCCCTCCTGGTGGAAgactccctccaccagcccatTCTGATCGCCCCGCCGGCATTCAATTACAGTGTCATTGCACCTCAAGCAACCAATCTGAGCAGCCCCAGGGAGACCACGCCTCCTGTGAGACCGCCCTCGCAGCCACCCGTGGCCAATCCTCCGCCAATTGGTCCCCTTCCCTTGACGTCCAATCCTAACCCGCTTTTTGCTCTTCCACCAATGAGCTTCGGTTCTGCCCCTATAGGACAAAACCCCCTCAATCTGGCTAAAGACAGCAGGGATGGGGTTAAACAAGAGAACACCCCCCCATTGCCTCAAtaccgcccccctctctccaggggcCAATCAGTGAGTGGGGACAGCCACGCTTCTCTTCCTGTTAATtcacatgctcctcctcctgccacaACCGTTGCCGCCTCCACCAATCATAATCAACCGTCAAATTTTGAGCTGCTTGATTTCTCTATGCACCAATCGCAGATCCCGAACCAAGCCACaggccctcctcccaccccacagGGCCCGCCCTTGGCCAGTAACGCCCCAGGGTTTTACCTGCAGGTGACCAAAGACGCCCAGCAGGGGGTGCGAAGTGAGCGGAGTGCCCCTCCAGCACTTGCCCCCGAACCTGTTCCGTCCCCAGCGGCCCCAAGCATCCAGCAGCCGGTCCAGGAGCCCCTTAAGGTCCCTGAACCCCAGCCAGCTCCCCAGGGCCAGGGAGATGCCGCTTTAGCCCTGACCCCTGGAGCTCCACCACCCCTACAGAGGCAGCACCCACCCCCAGCACAGGGGCCTCCCGTGGGGAATGGACCTCCAACCACTGCTGCTTACCCGCCTGGACCTCCGGGACAGGTGCCTCCAGTCATCCCCCAGCAACAACCAGGGCCTCCACAGCCAGGCACCCAGCCGGCACCCACCGATCCCCCGCGACCGCCATCCTCCCTGGGGAGCCAGCACGGCTACggccccctgcctccagtccCCGGGCAGGTGTATGGAGGGTACTATGGGGGGACCTATCCAGAGTATCCAGATGGTAGAGCCCCCTATCCCCCAGGGCAGTACCCACCCCCACCTGTGGACCCCAGAGCACAGCAGTATTACCCG GACGACCCTTACAGGCGAGCGGACCCTCGCTACCCCAGGTATGAGGGACCCAACCCAGCCTACCGAGACCCAGGGTACCAGTACCGCGAGCCCCAGGTGGAGCGGCCCAGCTCCAGGACCAGCCAGTACTCAGACAGACCCTCCTCCCG GCAAGGTTACCCTGAGGACTATCAGAGAGCAAACCGAAGTGCCTACGAGGATTACTATGCAGAGTACTACAAGAAACAGTACGAGTATGGAG ATCGCAGCAGGTGGGAAGGCTACAACGCAGCTGGAGCGTATGACCCCCGTTACCACGGTTACTACGACCAGTCGTACTGGTACAACTACGACCCAGAGGCCTACAGGGCCAGAGACCCCTACTACCAACAGACTCAGCCGCAGCTGCAGCCGCAGCCGCCGCTGCAGCCGCAGCAACAACTGCAGCCGCAGCCGCCGCTGCAGCCACCGCAGCAGCCGCCGTACCCTGCCAG gagagagggctACGACGACCCGTGGCGCTACTACCCCGGGTACGACTCCAGCTTCGACGACGATTACCGCCGCCAGCGGGACGCTTACGGCGAGGAGTTCGACCGGCGCAGTTTGCACAGCGAGCAGTCGGCCCACAGCGTCCACAGCTCTCACAGCCACCACAGCCGACGCAGCAGCTTCAGCTCCAGATCCcaacag agCCAGGTGTACCGTAGCCAGCCAGACCTGGTGGCTGCAGCCTACGacgccacctcctccaccctggctGTGGACTACTCCTACGCCCAGTACCCGGACCAGGCCGACGCCACCCAGAATTACGGGCAGTACCCCTACCCGGGCGACTACGCCGCAGACGGCACCTGGACCGCCACGGAGCAGC ctCCCCCTCGCCCCGTGACTCCAGAGAAGTACTCCGTACCCCATCGCTGCGCCCGCTTTGGCCCCGGGGGTCAGCTGATCCAGGTCCTGCCCAACCTCCCCTCTGCCGGCCAACCAGCGCTGGTGGAGATCCACAACATGGAG acCATGCTGCAGGACACCCCAGACCAGGCTGAGCTGCGCACCTtccctggtcctctggtcag ggAGGAGACCCACAAGGTGGACGTCATCAAGTTCGCCCACAACAAGGCAATGGAGTGTTCCCGTAGCAACGACCTGGTGGACAAGGACTCGGCCTGCCTGCTGTGGGACTTCATAGTGCTGCTCTGCCGGCAgaacggg ACCGTGGTGGGCACAGACATCGCTGACCTGCTGCTGAAGGAGCACCGCTCCGTCTGGTTGCCGGGGAAGTCTCCCAACGAGGCCAACCTGATCGACTTCAACAACGAGCCCCTGGCGCGCGCCGAGGAGGAGCCGGGGGCGGGGCCTCTGTCGCTGCTGTCGGACACCTTCATGACCGTCCCGGAGAACATTGGCAAGGAGACGGAGCGCTTCAGGGAGCTGCTGCTGTTCGGACGCAAGAAG GATGCCCTGGAGGCAGCTATGAAGGTGGGCCTGTGGGGCCACGCCCTGCTGTTAGCCAGTAAGATGGACAACAGGACCCACGCCCGCGTCATGACCAG GTTTGCCAACAGCCTTCCGATCAACGACCCTCTCCAGACCGTCTACCAGCTCATGTCTGGCAGGATGCCCGCCTCTGCCACG TGTTGTGGGGATGAGAAGTGGGGTGACTGGCGCCCTCATCTGGCCATGGTGCTGTCTAACCTCACGCACACCCTGGACCTGGACACacgcaccatcaccaccatggGAGACACTctgg CCTCCAAGGGTCTGTTTGATGCGGCTCACTTCTGCTACCTGATGGCCCAGGTGGGGCTGGGCGTGTTCACCAAGAAGAGCACCAAGATGGTCCTGGTCGGATCCAACCACAG cctgtccTTCTACCAGTTTGCCACCAACGAGGCCATCCAGAGGACGGAGTCCTACGAGTACGCCCAGTCTCTGGGCTCCCAGCCCGTCTCTCTGCCAAACTTCCAG gtGTTCAAGCTGGTGTATGCGTGTCGGCTGGCGGAGGCCGGGCTGTGTGCTCAGGCCTTCCACTACTGTGAGGTCATCTCCAGGAGCGTGCTCATGCAGCCCTCCTACCACTCCCTAGTGTTCATCAGCCAGCTCATAcag ATGTCTGAGAGGCTGCGGTTCTTCGACCCCCAGCTGAAGGAGAGACCTGAGCAGGAGCTCTTCAACGAGCCAGACTGGCTCATTCACCTCCGCCAGCTGGATGGACAGatcagg ACGGGGGTGATAGCCTACAACGCAGACAGGGCCACTCCTCAGCCGTATGACTGCAGCACCCCCAGCTCTGAGTTGGACCAGGCCAGCCCTTCAGAGCCGTATGCCCCACCCCTAGAGATGGATGGCCCCGCCCCCAACAACCCTCTGATGTCATCGCTCCTGCCCGGGCCGCCTCCCCAAGGTGTGCAGCTGATGCCTCCAG CTCCCCCTAACATCCTCCAGGATGGCATGAtctcccagcctcagtcctccgGCGAGGGGATCCAGCTGTACCcggctgccccctccctccctggcccaACGGGTCCGATCCCCATCCCGGGCTACCCTCCACAGGCTCACGGCTTCGCAGCCCCCTACCAGCACCAACCGtccccccagcagcacctgcccccccagcagcacctgcccccccagcagcacctgcccccccagcagcacctgcccccccagcagcacctgcccccccagcagcaccttcccccccagcagcaccttcccccccagcagcacatgCTCCCCGACCAACCAGAGATGTACCCCGGACAGCAGATGGGACCCCCCCAGATGGGTCAGCCCCCGCCCACCCAGATGCAGCACCCCCCTCCACAGCAGCAGCCCCagatcccccctcctcacatgtACCCTGGAGAGCtgtccatgccccccccccaggacctgCAGCAGCCCTGCCCCATGCCGGCCTCCCCCGTCAGGAACAACTTCACCCCTCAGATGGACTTCTACGACCAGATGGCTCACATG ggcccAGGGAGGAGGTCCAGGACGACTTCCCAGTCCTCAATGCACATG ggcccccccggACGGCGTTCTCGCACCGTCTCCGAGTCCTCCACTCACTCGGGGGGCCGAGAGAGGAGCAATTCAGCCGTCAAGCAgtcgtccccccctcctccctccatcccggaGCAGCCCCGCAAGGTGGAACCCAAGAAGCCCAAGAAGGACTCTCCCAAAAAG ggaggaggaggtggtggtggtggtggctggCTCAACTGGCTCTATAGGAAAGGGAAGAATGAGGCCCACCTGCCGGATGACAAGAACAAGTCT aTCGTTTGGGACGAGGACAAGCAGAAGTGGGTGAACAATGAGGagcctgaggaggag AGCaagcccccacctccccctccttctggcttccccaagaTGGCGCCCATGGCCGGGCCTCCTGGAGGACCCGGGGCGCTCCCCGGTGGAGGTCCACCTGTCAACATGTTCTCCAGGAgagcag gcACTAAGAGCCGCTACGTGGACGTGATGAACCCGGGAGGCAGATCCGGCCCCAAGCCCGGAGGCTCCATTCCTGCCCCGGCCGACCTCTTTGCCCCCCTGGCGCCCATGCCCATGCCAGCCAACCTGTTTGTGCCTGGAGCAG cttcagAGGAGCAGCAGCCGATGGAGGGCAGTGTCCCAGAGATGGGGTCGAGTCAGGAGCAGGGAGCTCCCAACCCCAGTGCTGTCCCTCAg ATGTTCAACCCCACACTGTTGCCCCCGGGTCCAGAGGGGCCGCCCATGCTTGAAGGAACACGGTCAGGGGAG CTCTCACGCTCTAGCTCAATGAGTTCTTTATCACGAGAAGTGAGTCAGCATTTAAACCAG GCACCCCCTGCCCAAGGAGCTCCTCCCTCTGGAGGCGTGACCTTCTATAACCCCGCCCAGTTTGCACAG gcGAGCGCTCCGTCgggagcagggagacagaggttGGGTCGGctgggaggccagagagagtACCCAACACTTAAGTAG